From a region of the Panicum virgatum strain AP13 chromosome 2K, P.virgatum_v5, whole genome shotgun sequence genome:
- the LOC120675409 gene encoding lipid phosphate phosphatase 2-like, which produces MADQLRCYTMRSHGMVLARLHMYDWIILLLLAVIDGLLNLIEPFHRFVGKDMMTDLRYPLKGNTVPFWAVPIFGIILPWAIFFGIYFKKKNFYDLHHGILGILYSVLITAVITDAIKDGVGRPRPDFFWRCFPDGKDVYDNITTGVICHGEKSVIKEGHKSFPSGHSSWSFAGLGFLAWYLAGKITAFDRRGHVAKLCIVFLPLLTASLVAVSRVDDYWHHWQDVFTGALIGLTVASFCYLQFFPYPFDADAFWPHAYTVQLAEERNSRNANSYSVRPTEIETVNIPGRGGITLRDTLNDVESGSRS; this is translated from the exons ATGGCAGACCAGTTAAGGTGTTACACTATGAGATCCCATGGAATGGTACTGGCAAGATTACACATGTATGACTGGATAATACTTCTCCTCCTTGCTGTCATAGACGGACTGCTGAATTTAATTGAACCTTTTCACCGTTTTGTTGGGAAAGACATGATGACTGACCTGAGATATCCTTTGAAGGGCAATACAGTGCCCTTTTGGGCTGTTCCA ATATTTGGAATTATACTACCTTGGGCCATCTTTTTTGGAATATACTTCAAAAAGAAGAATTTCTATGATTTGCACCATGGCATACTGG GGATTCTATATTCAGTACTTATAACTGCAGTGATTACTGATGCAATTAAGGATGGTGTTGGCCGCCCACGTCCAGATTTTTTCTGGCGCTGTTTTCCTGATGGAAAAGAT GTTTATGATAACATCACTACTGGTGTTATATGCCATGGAGAGAAGAGTGTAATCAAGGAAGGTCACAAAAGCTTCCCAAGTGGACACAGTTCAT GGTCTTTTGCTGGTCTAGGCTTCCTTGCATGGTACTTAGCTGGGAAAATCACAGCTTTTGATCGCAGAGGACATGTTGCGAAGCTATGCATTGTGTTTCTGCCTCTTCTTACTGCTTCTCTTGTGGCTGTTTCTCGAGTGGATGATTACTGGCACCACTGGCAAGATGTATTTACTGGCGCTCTAATAG GTCTTACAGTTGCTTCGTTTTGTTATCTGCAATTTTTCCCATATCCTTTTGATGCCGATG CTTTCTGGCCTCATGCATACACGGTCCAGCTAGCCGAAGAACGCAACAGCAGAAATGCAAACTCCTACAGTGTGCGACCAACCGAGATCGAAACAGTCAATATTCCCGGCCGGGGTGGAATCACCCTACGAGACACTCTCAACGACGTGGAGTCTGGAAGCAGATCGTGA